TAAGAGATGATAAGATGGCTTATCAAAGATTAAAAGATGCAGCAGAAGATGCTAAGAAGAAATTGTCTACTACATTAGAAACTCAAATTTCATTACCATTTATTACAGTTGATCAAAATGGTCCTAAACATTTGGAAAAGAAATTAACAAGAGCAGCATTTAATGAATTGACAAAAGATTTAGTTGATATGACAAAAGGTCCAGTTCAAACAGCATTGAAGGATGCTAAATTACAAGCAAATGAAATAAATGAAATTTTACTTGTTGGTGGTTCAACAAGAATACCAGCTGTTCAAGAATGGGTTAAATCATACTTTGGAAAAGATCCTAATAAGGGTATAAATCCAGATGAAGTTGTTGCTGCAGGTGCTGCTATACAAGCAGGTGTTATAAAAGGAGATGTTAAAGGAGTTCTATTATTAGATGTTACACCTTTATCATTAGGAATTGAAACATTAGGTGGAGTATTTACAAAGATAATAGAAAAAAATACTACTATACCTACAAAGAAATCTCAAGTATTCTCAACAGCTGTTGACAATCAACCAGAAGTTGGAATAGTTGTTTATCAAGGTGAAAGAGCTAAGGCTCAAGATAATCAAAAATTAGGAGAATTTTCACTAGGAGGAATTTTACCAGCTCCTCGTGGAGTCCCTCAAATAGAAGTAACATTTGAAATTGACTCAAATGGTATAGTACATGTATCTGCAAAAGATAAGGGAACTGGAAAAGAAAATTCAATTACAATATCTGGTTCATCTAACTTATCTAAAGATGATATAGAAAGAATGAAAAAAGAAGCTGAAGCTAATGCTGAAGAAGATAAGAAATTTACAGAATTAATTGAAACAAGAAATATGGCTGATCAATTAATAATTTCAACAGAAAAGATGTTAAAAGAACATGAAGCAAAACTTCAAGGAAATGAAAAAGAAGAAATTGAAAAAGCAATAGAAGAATTGAAGAAAGTTAAAGATTCTGATGATATGAATGAAATAAGAACTAAGATTGATGGTTTATCAAAAGTTACTCAAGGATTTGCAACTAGAGTATATCAAGAAGCTGCAAAAGAAAATGCAACACCAAATAATGATAATAATTCATCTAATAATACAAATGGCTCTGAACCAGAAGAACCAGAAATAGTAAATTAATGAAAGAAATTTGGTGAATACTAAAAGATAAAAGGAATAGGAGAAACAATGGCTAAAAGAGATTATTATGAAGTATTAGGAGTAAATAGAAATGCTAGTCAAGATGAAATAAAAAAGGCTTATAGAACTTTATCTAAAAAGTATCACCCAGATTTAAATCCAGATGACAAAGAAAAAGCAACAGAAAAATTTAGAGAAGTTTCAGAAGCTTATGAAGTTTTAGGTGATGAAAAGAAAAGACAAATGTATGATAATTATGGTCAAGCAGCATTTGAAAATGGAGGTCAAGGCTTTTCACAAGGTGGCTTTAATTTCAACACAGATTTTGATATTTCTGATATATTTGAAAATATGTTTGGAGGTGGCTTTCAAAGCCACTCTTCATACACAAATTCAAGAAGTCGTGGAAGAGATTTGGAATATAGGGTTAAATTAAATCTTGAAGATATAGTTACTGATAAAACTGTTACACTTGAATATTATCGTGATGGTAAATGTTCTAGTTGTTCAGGTACAGGAGCTGAAAGTTCTGAAATGGTAAATTGTGGAAATTGTAGTGGTCAAGGGCATATTACACATATACAAAAAACAATACTTGGGGCTATGCAACAAACTACTATTTGCCCAACTTGTAGAGGTCGTGGAAAAGTTCCTAAGAAATTATGTTCTAATTGTAATGGTACTGGAATAAAGAAAGAAAAAATAACAAAAGAAGTTAAAATACCAGCAGGTATAGAAAATAATACTAGAATGGTATTAAGAGGTATGGGTTCTTATTCAGGTAGAGACAGTGATTGTGGTGATCTATATATTAAAGTTACTATAAAAGAACATGAAATATTCAAAAGAGATGGCTTAAATATTTATGTAGAAGTACCCATAAAATTCACTGAAGCAATACTTGGTGCAAAAAAAGAAATTCCAACTTTATACGGTAAAATGAATGTTGATATAAAAGAAGGAACTCAATATGGCGATAGAAAAGTTTTATTAGGAAAAGGGTTAAAATTTAAAGGTCAAGTAGGAAATCAAATTTTGATTTATAAAATAGAAATGCCAATTAATCTTACAGATTCTCAAAAAGAAATGTTAAAGAAATTTGATTCATCACTAAATGTAGATAATTATAAAAATACAGAAACATTTTGGCAAAAAATAAAGAATTTTTTCAAATAAAAGATAGACTCAGAGGTTCGTAATAGAATCTAGTGGGTCTTTTTTTTTAATTTTCTATTAAATTAAATAAATATTTGATATAATGAATAAGAAAGCGAGATGATGATGAAAAAAAATTTTTTAATTACACTAATATTGACTTTTGTTTGTTCTATACTAGCAAAGTATATATCAACAATAGGATTTTTTAAATTAATAGGACATTTAGTTCTAGCAATGTTACTAGGAATGGGACTACAATTATTTAAAATACATAAAGAGGAATATAAGAGTAGTCTTGCATATATATCAAATAAATTTTTAAGATTAGGAATAATACTTTTAGGTTTTAAATTGAATATAACTATTTTAAAAGCAAGTGGAATAAAGAGCATTTTACTTGCTGCCTTTGCTATAACCTTTACTATAGTAGTTGTGTATAATATAGCAAAATTATTTAAGGTGGATGAAAAATTAGCACTTTTATGTGCTTGTGGTTGTGGAATTTGCGGTGCAGCAGCGGTTATGGGAGTATCTCCTAGTATGAATGCTGATAAAGATGATACAATATTATCCGTAGCAGTAGTT
Above is a genomic segment from Sneathia sanguinegens containing:
- the dnaK gene encoding molecular chaperone DnaK encodes the protein MKVIGIDLGTTNSCVAVMDGGTYTIIPNSDGERTTPSVVNIKENGEVVVGTIAKRQAITQPDSTVSSIKTHMGENYKVNIHGKEYTPQEISAKILQKLKKDAESYLGEKVTEAVITVPAYFTDAQRQATKDAGEIAGLKVERIVNEPTAAALAYGLDKKKNEKVLVFDLGGGTFDVSVLEIGDDVVEVLATSGNNHLGGDNFDKKIIDWLAEEFKKENGIDLRDDKMAYQRLKDAAEDAKKKLSTTLETQISLPFITVDQNGPKHLEKKLTRAAFNELTKDLVDMTKGPVQTALKDAKLQANEINEILLVGGSTRIPAVQEWVKSYFGKDPNKGINPDEVVAAGAAIQAGVIKGDVKGVLLLDVTPLSLGIETLGGVFTKIIEKNTTIPTKKSQVFSTAVDNQPEVGIVVYQGERAKAQDNQKLGEFSLGGILPAPRGVPQIEVTFEIDSNGIVHVSAKDKGTGKENSITISGSSNLSKDDIERMKKEAEANAEEDKKFTELIETRNMADQLIISTEKMLKEHEAKLQGNEKEEIEKAIEELKKVKDSDDMNEIRTKIDGLSKVTQGFATRVYQEAAKENATPNNDNNSSNNTNGSEPEEPEIVN
- the dnaJ gene encoding molecular chaperone DnaJ codes for the protein MAKRDYYEVLGVNRNASQDEIKKAYRTLSKKYHPDLNPDDKEKATEKFREVSEAYEVLGDEKKRQMYDNYGQAAFENGGQGFSQGGFNFNTDFDISDIFENMFGGGFQSHSSYTNSRSRGRDLEYRVKLNLEDIVTDKTVTLEYYRDGKCSSCSGTGAESSEMVNCGNCSGQGHITHIQKTILGAMQQTTICPTCRGRGKVPKKLCSNCNGTGIKKEKITKEVKIPAGIENNTRMVLRGMGSYSGRDSDCGDLYIKVTIKEHEIFKRDGLNIYVEVPIKFTEAILGAKKEIPTLYGKMNVDIKEGTQYGDRKVLLGKGLKFKGQVGNQILIYKIEMPINLTDSQKEMLKKFDSSLNVDNYKNTETFWQKIKNFFK